The following are encoded together in the Brassica napus cultivar Da-Ae chromosome A9, Da-Ae, whole genome shotgun sequence genome:
- the LOC106352363 gene encoding transcription initiation factor TFIID subunit 8 — translation MKRRRKARVNSEAPDDQSAAEFSFSLTRVAVSQICLSVGYTSTDTSSTLNTLTLITTKFLQSIAELAASFSNSANRTEANLFDIVNGLQDTALSTSDCFPGGSTLHNTESHCLIKSAVLRNLSDFVASAFEIPFAKPLPRLEISGSHGGDSTRTAPSPERRSIPAWLPPFPDSSLYRERYAKERSDRLWENSDSVIGRETFAETSGVESCRGRSGGRLPLRRASVRFKVERDWSNGGGSCKSNTRLERWRDNKEGEFEVKKKIGEEYIYCADIDAGEWDM, via the coding sequence ATGAAGAGACGGCGTAAAGCCAGAGTAAACTCTGAAGCACCCGACGACCAATCAGCGGCGGAgttctccttctctctcaccAGAGTCGCCGTCAGCCAAATCTGCCTCTCCGTTGGATACACATCAACCGATACCTCCTCCACCCTCAACACTCTGACCCTAATCACCACCAAGTTCTTGCAATCCATCGCCGAACTCGCCGCGTCGTTCTCAAACTCAGCTAATCGCACGGAGGCTAACCTCTTCGACATCGTCAATGGTCTCCAAGATACCGCTCTATCTACTTCCGATTGTTTCCCCGGCGGATCCACGTTGCACAACACCGAATCGCACTGCCTGATCAAATCAGCTGTTCTCCGTAACCTCTCCGATTTCGTCGCATCCGCCTTTGAGATCCCTTTCGCAAAGCCGTTACCCAGGCTAGAAATCAGCGGATCACACGGAGGAGATTCGACACGTACGGCTCCATCACCGGAGAGGAGATCAATTCCAGCTTGGCTTCCGCCTTTCCCGGACTCTAGCCTTTACCGCGAACGATACGCGAAGGAGAGATCCGATCGTCTGTGGGAGAACTCTGATTCTGTTATTGGACGTGAAACTTTTGCGGAGACCTCCGGAGTTGAGAGTTGTAGAGGTAGAAGCGGCGGTCGTTTACCGCTGAGGAGAGCGAGTGTGAGATTTAAGGTGGAACGAGATTGGAGCAATGGCGGAGGCTCTTGTAAAAGTAATACCAGATTGGAACGGTGGCGGGATAATAAAGAAGGTGAATTTGAGGTTAAGAAGAAAATTGGAGAAGAATACATTTACTGTGCCGATATTGATGCCGGCGAGTGGGATATGTAG